atgctctgGATAATGATGATGCTGTTATTAAGTAACAGCCCTAATGATAAGAAGGGTAACTGATTGTTTTGCTCTTTTATTCCCGTAAAGTATGAATACTGAATGTTATCGGTCTTGTCTTCTCAGTGTCAAGCTGAACGAGCACTACGTCAACACCACAGACTTCCTCGACGCCATCAAGACAAATCTGGATAAAGCCCTCGGCAAGTAAAAGACTTCAAAGAATATAGTTAGACTGGAGATGGAAATGTCACTCATCTGTTTTTGTACCTCATTTTTAACTTAAAAGGTCAATAAATCAACTTGCATTTTGTctgaaggagaaaataaagtaCTGTAATAGGATTATTATGTTGTGTTCAATTAGGTTATTGTTAAATAGCTGAGAGCTGTGCTTCCACCTTGTCTCCCCAACTATCCGCCCACTATTTGCcaggatttatttttgtaatgtgaAGTACTGTACTAATAAGTCAATACTGTGTAATGCCTTTGGGCAGGACTCAAGCCTCTGTCAAACTTATTTGCCAATAAATCCTGTTTGATCCACAATTGGTAGTTTTTGTTGTCTCAAAGCAAACCAAACTATTGTAAAGGTAAataaatttattattttacagtctGGTCCACAACATTGTACGTACATTTCTATCAACATTATCTCCACACTTATGTCTAATACAGAATTTCATTTTAAGCTGAACATCTTCCCCTTTTTGAATCATCACTTGAACAGCGATGGATTGAACACAGAAGCTGAAAAACTCACAGAAttgagcatttttattttaaatgcgcTATATCAACATCGCAAATGGATACCTTGTTTTGCAGGTTACAAGTTTGAAAAGCTAAGCACTGGGAAACTGAATATATTGAGCATTTCCCAAATCATTTTCCACAAGGTCCGTGGCCCTGTCACATGTTGGGAGGTTGTCGTCCATCACTTGAGACCAGTGTACAATATGATGGATGGCATGCTCTTGCAGACACACTGGGGCACTTAATATTTGTGtcttgagtgtttttttttgcgacaCTTCTTGTTGAGattcatccatttaaaaaaaaaaaaacagaactgcAATATAAATGCAGGGTTTGcattgcttttgaaaaatgctgcAGTCCTGTCTCGGCAAGGCTTGGATGGAGGGAAACGGTGAGACTCGTTGAAAGAGAAGCTGTGCCGGTCTGTTCTCTGTGGTATCTTTAGAGGAGATCTACAGAGGGGTGGGAGGGGAACCTGAATGTAATTTCATGAGGTCTGCGATTGGACCCCAAGAAATCTAATGTCCCAGCTCAACACAACAGCAAGGAAAATAGACTTGCAGCTGCAAGATTTGATCCAATTCTTTGGTAAAGGGGTCCTACCATTTAAAAAGGGTATTTTGATTAGCGTCTTAAAACATTCCACAGAAACAATTACATTCATAGACTAGCGATCAATACAGGGTGATGCTTGTTAATGCAAAACCTAAAATGACGACACAGTGGTCTTCAGTGCAACACACTGATTACAGTACCAGCCACCATACAAGAGGACTGATGCATTCTGtacaataatatacaattaaACACAATCGCAAATCCAATTGAAAATAACTCATTTTGCAGACCTCAAAATTAATTTCACAGTAAAAATCAAAGTGAATCATTAACCTTTGCAACTTGATAAGCTTTGGCATGTGAAATTACTTTTCCCCTTCTTTAACCCTTCACGTTAGTTTACCCCAGCAGACTGAAAGAGAGCGGGATTGTCTGAGTAAGTGCAGTTTAACATCATCATATGCTTTTGAGCTAGTAGctaaaaatgtgctttttaaattcGACTCGGATGATGTTGCTGTTTTTAAGCAGCTGACAACAtctatgtatttgtgtgtatatatttatttagtttaccTAAACGCTCCTGTTTTAGACAGTCCACTTTTctcatataatatatttattcagtaGATATGCTGTGTTTTAGAGatgaaaaatatttaataaggtaaaaagtatatatttccAAATTTCGTAGCATTACGAGTGATTCCAGTGCATATGAATGTGCAGTTTGCTGGGTTTCTTCACACACTTGAAGAACAACCCAAGCACTATGCTTTTAAAagcaagacaaaaaaacaattgtattttCATTAGTTCACACTTATATTCAATTTGGGGTCATTTCAATAATTCATGCAGTACTGAAGCGCCCTGTGCCCTTCCCATAGGTGCTGTAATACTCCATTTGAGATAGTTTAGCAATGtctggtgtgttgttgttgttcgcTCGGTTTTCTCGCTCGCTGAATTCAAAGCTCTCCTCTTCGTAGTCCTCCTGGCCTTCTGTTTCTTTGGGGGGTTCTGATGAGggaagaaaatacacaaaaatcaTCCCACTCTGTCCTCAGCACACATTCAGAGCTCTTCCTAAAGACACATGGCCCCTCCTCCCATGCCTCTGTATCAGCCTCTACTGATAGAGACAAGCATGTCTAATCCAGGCAGTGCTATATTTACTAAACACGCGGAGGGAGTGACGGACAAACATCAAAACACTTGGCCACTCGATTACAGTACATGTGAAGTCAAAGTGCATTATGGGCAGACTGAGTGAACATAACACGACATGAAGCCCGCCGAGCAGTCCCGCAAGGAAATCTGCCACACATAACCCATCACCAAGGAGTTTCAAGCAGAGTGCAATGAATGGAAGATCAATGAAGGTATTCACCATGTCCATCTATTGAGGTGTCCATGATGCCGTGTTTGACCTTCATGTGTCGACTGAGGTTGCCCTTCAGGTTGAACTTGCTGGAGCAGTATGGGCACTTGAAGGGCTTGCTGCCTGCGTGCAGGTGCATGTGGCCGAGGAGGTTGTACATTCTGTTAAATGACTTTCcgcacacctgagagacaaaaGAGTGCGTCAGTACACCTCCCAACTCAATCACAATGGCGCCCGCTGTTCTCCAAGTACGGCGCCACTCGCTTCACTCACCTTGCATTTGAAAGGCTTGACCGGCAGGTGGACAATCATGTGCGTTTTAAGGGTCTGCTTCTGAACAAATGTCTTGAAACAGACGTGGCACTGGAATGGCCTCACACTGGCGTGGATCAACATGTGTCTCTTCAGGTTGGCCGACAGGGTGAACTCTCTGGCACAGACGTCACACTTAAATTCTTTCATACCCTGCAGAAACAAAAAGTGTTTGGACCTTTTAATGAACTTAATTATTAACTAAATATATGGTTAGGAGGAAAATAATTGCTGAGTCATAGAGAGAAAAAATACGAGTTGCATTTGCATTCTGGCTTTTTGATCCAACACATGTAGATAACATTAGCCCACCCCCAAAGTGTTAGAAGATTGGAAAAGAGTGGAATAGGCACTGAAATTGAACAATGGCGActtctacatttatttgactttcATTTTAATAGTTAACAAAAGCAAATGccatgaaaatacattttttttttcctatagACTAAAAACTTATATAATGAAGCGGAGAGAAAGACCAGGGTGATTCATCAGACACAAAGGGAAGTAGCTCTGAGAATGACAACACAAAACGCAGTCAACGGGGTTGagccaaacaaaataaaactcaagGCCTTTGAAGGCTATGTTTACAAAGCAACTGGTTTTGGAGGAAAGGTTGTGGTGCAAGTGTGCAACATACCCTCCCATTTTCCTATGTGGATTCATTCAGAGGAATCTAAAGGAGTGAAGCTAAAATACTTGAATACTGAATCTCTTATATATTTACATCTTGATAATGCCATTTTAAATGTAGTGTAAGTTTGTGCCTATTTTGGCTTCTATTTTGAACACAAACTGGTTGACAAAGGTACAACATCTGCATTTCAAGGGTGTGCTCTGTCTTTACcttgtgagtgagagtgtgttgtCGGAGGTGGTGGATCTGGACAAACTCCATGCCGCATTCGGGGCAAACGTAGGGCCGCACGTTCTGATGCTTCATCAAGTGGTTCTGCAGCTGGCTGCGGTAAGCAAAGGACTTGTGGCACTCTGTGCACTGGTATGTGGTCGGGCCCTGGTGGCTGGCCAGGTGGCGCTTTAGGTGCGCGTAGGTCGGGAACTCAAGACCGCACTGGGTGCAGACGTGGCACTGACCGTTCTCGTGTTTGTTCTCGTGGGTCCTCAGCTCGCTAGGGTAGGCAAAGCCACGGCCGCAGAAGCGGCAGCTGTAGGGCTTGATGTCCGAATGCTGCAGCATGTGCCTCTTCAGGTGGCTGGTCTGCGTGAAGGCCTTCTCACATACTGTGCACTTGTGAGGTCTGGTTCCCTGGTGGGTGAGCAGGTGAGTCTGGAGGTGGCTCGGCTGCTTGAAGAGCTTTCCACAGTGTAGACATTCATGGGGTTTAATTCCGTTGTGGCCCAGAATATGAGTGACGAGGTTATATTTGGATGTGTATGACTTTTCACACATGCGGCACTTCCAGCGTTTCAGACCTTCTCCCACATCGACGCAGTAAGATTCATCGATCTGTACGTTGATGTCCAGCCGGTCTATCTGCATTCGCCTGGCTAGGCCCTCTGGGTCTGACCACAGCATGGCCTGGCCGTTCTCCTCATACTCTCCTGGCAGGGCCATGTCAGCGGACTCGTAGGCCACCTCACTGGACTCATAAAAGCGGCTCTCCAGAGGACTGCCAGTGTCCCCACTGGTCTTGAGGTTTAGGGCCTCCTCcaattcttcctcctccaccaccaaatcttcttccttcttctctctttcttcgccagtgttttcttcttctt
Above is a genomic segment from Cyclopterus lumpus isolate fCycLum1 chromosome 6, fCycLum1.pri, whole genome shotgun sequence containing:
- the znf710a gene encoding zinc finger protein 710a isoform X1, translated to MRSLKHLKHHSRNNVEEESSRLVRTYPKMTDGHVDVGTQTEPVVVLSLAQAAVLGLISQNEIFGATIAPNGFYTGEPRECAPPPPESMEYEYADQLIGANGDYLAEPAGETEPRPHCSERRRPGPRGRTKRPRSEEGHPHKVASPQTQVKGERLESDTPPSCIHMNSRRSPGKSEDPVTKQGSLKEEQACGDCLSCVRETPRPQTDEQPEREEEENTGEEREKKEEDLVVEEEELEEALNLKTSGDTGSPLESRFYESSEVAYESADMALPGEYEENGQAMLWSDPEGLARRMQIDRLDINVQIDESYCVDVGEGLKRWKCRMCEKSYTSKYNLVTHILGHNGIKPHECLHCGKLFKQPSHLQTHLLTHQGTRPHKCTVCEKAFTQTSHLKRHMLQHSDIKPYSCRFCGRGFAYPSELRTHENKHENGQCHVCTQCGLEFPTYAHLKRHLASHQGPTTYQCTECHKSFAYRSQLQNHLMKHQNVRPYVCPECGMEFVQIHHLRQHTLTHKGMKEFKCDVCAREFTLSANLKRHMLIHASVRPFQCHVCFKTFVQKQTLKTHMIVHLPVKPFKCKVCGKSFNRMYNLLGHMHLHAGSKPFKCPYCSSKFNLKGNLSRHMKVKHGIMDTSIDGHEPPKETEGQEDYEEESFEFSERENRANNNNTPDIAKLSQMEYYSTYGKGTGRFSTA
- the znf710a gene encoding zinc finger protein 710a isoform X2 gives rise to the protein MKSAAEEESSRLVRTYPKMTDGHVDVGTQTEPVVVLSLAQAAVLGLISQNEIFGATIAPNGFYTGEPRECAPPPPESMEYEYADQLIGANGDYLAEPAGETEPRPHCSERRRPGPRGRTKRPRSEEGHPHKVASPQTQVKGERLESDTPPSCIHMNSRRSPGKSEDPVTKQGSLKEEQACGDCLSCVRETPRPQTDEQPEREEEENTGEEREKKEEDLVVEEEELEEALNLKTSGDTGSPLESRFYESSEVAYESADMALPGEYEENGQAMLWSDPEGLARRMQIDRLDINVQIDESYCVDVGEGLKRWKCRMCEKSYTSKYNLVTHILGHNGIKPHECLHCGKLFKQPSHLQTHLLTHQGTRPHKCTVCEKAFTQTSHLKRHMLQHSDIKPYSCRFCGRGFAYPSELRTHENKHENGQCHVCTQCGLEFPTYAHLKRHLASHQGPTTYQCTECHKSFAYRSQLQNHLMKHQNVRPYVCPECGMEFVQIHHLRQHTLTHKGMKEFKCDVCAREFTLSANLKRHMLIHASVRPFQCHVCFKTFVQKQTLKTHMIVHLPVKPFKCKVCGKSFNRMYNLLGHMHLHAGSKPFKCPYCSSKFNLKGNLSRHMKVKHGIMDTSIDGHEPPKETEGQEDYEEESFEFSERENRANNNNTPDIAKLSQMEYYSTYGKGTGRFSTA